Proteins found in one Methylobacter sp. S3L5C genomic segment:
- a CDS encoding protein-L-isoaspartate(D-aspartate) O-methyltransferase has protein sequence MTLSLQGIGMTSLRTRERMIKRLLGQGIYKEKVLEIMRDTPRHIFMDEALASRAYEDTALPIGYNQTISQPYIVAKMTELLLRSSDHLGKVLEIGTGCGYQTAILAQLVDKVYSIERILPLQRKAKSNLWDLKLKNISYLYSDGHLGWPDYAPFDGILASAAAAEIPPMLLQQLAIGGVMVIPIGISGQQTLQRVTRTTIGYDIEQLEAVTFVPFLSGKE, from the coding sequence ATGACGCTAAGCCTGCAAGGCATTGGTATGACTTCTTTACGTACGCGTGAGCGTATGATTAAGCGGTTGTTGGGGCAGGGCATTTACAAGGAAAAAGTTTTGGAAATTATGCGTGATACCCCTCGGCATATTTTTATGGATGAAGCCTTGGCCAGCAGGGCTTATGAGGATACTGCACTACCCATCGGATACAATCAAACCATTTCCCAGCCTTATATTGTCGCAAAAATGACCGAATTGTTGCTGAGATCATCGGATCATTTAGGCAAGGTTCTTGAGATAGGCACCGGTTGTGGATACCAGACCGCTATTCTGGCGCAGTTAGTTGATAAGGTATATTCCATTGAAAGAATCCTGCCGCTACAGAGAAAAGCCAAAAGTAATTTATGGGATTTAAAGCTCAAAAATATCAGTTACTTATACAGTGACGGCCATCTGGGTTGGCCCGATTACGCGCCCTTCGACGGTATTCTGGCATCTGCAGCTGCGGCTGAAATTCCGCCAATGTTGTTACAGCAGTTAGCTATTGGGGGAGTTATGGTTATTCCTATTGGCATCAGTGGGCAGCAAACCTTACAGCGCGTTACTCGCACAACCATCGGCTATGATATTGAGCAACTGGAAGCAGTTACTTTTGTACCTTTTTTATCAGGAAAAGAATAG
- the surE gene encoding 5'/3'-nucleotidase SurE translates to MHILVSNDDGYLAEGLTVLVNALQKHAKVSVVAPDRNRSAASNSLTLEMPLRAYTTDNGFIKVDGTPTDCVHLAITGFLDKEPDMVFAGINHGSNMGDDVLYSGTVAAATEGRFLGLPAIAISLVGSNPVHFDTAAEVAVSLLKQLIKNPLPKDTILNVNVPDVAITDLKGYQATRLGQRHKSEPVIKSEDPRGRTIYWVGPPGAEQDAGPGTDFYAINAGYVSVTPLQIDLTWYERISALKAWLPNESEL, encoded by the coding sequence ATGCATATTTTGGTAAGTAATGATGATGGGTATTTGGCTGAAGGTCTTACAGTATTAGTCAATGCCTTGCAAAAACATGCAAAAGTATCAGTAGTTGCACCTGATAGGAACCGCAGCGCGGCGAGTAACTCCTTGACGCTGGAAATGCCGCTACGCGCTTATACAACCGATAACGGCTTTATTAAAGTCGATGGTACGCCTACGGATTGTGTGCATTTGGCAATAACCGGTTTCTTGGACAAAGAGCCTGATATGGTTTTTGCAGGTATCAATCATGGCTCCAATATGGGTGATGACGTACTTTATTCCGGTACTGTTGCAGCTGCAACCGAGGGGCGTTTTTTAGGGTTGCCGGCTATTGCCATATCACTGGTAGGCAGTAATCCCGTTCATTTTGATACCGCAGCCGAGGTTGCGGTATCGCTATTAAAGCAACTGATCAAGAACCCTTTGCCAAAAGATACCATTCTTAATGTTAATGTGCCGGATGTCGCCATAACTGATTTAAAAGGCTATCAGGCTACGCGACTGGGCCAACGTCATAAATCAGAGCCGGTAATCAAGAGCGAAGATCCCCGTGGACGTACTATTTATTGGGTAGGACCGCCGGGCGCCGAGCAGGATGCAGGACCCGGGACTGATTTTTATGCCATTAATGCCGGTTATGTATCGGTTACTCCCTTACAGATTGATTTAACCTGGTATGAGCGAATTAGTGCGCTAAAGGCATGGTTGCCAAATGAGAGCGAGTTATGA
- a CDS encoding Smr/MutS family protein gives MAKKTLTSEDRDLFRQTIGKVHAVNSDKVLLNIDNKPKPYPRPLIIDINGHLMDSATTDIEKVGLEDTLSFIAPGLQNNILKKLRRGFFGLDAEIDLHGLTSNAAKQQLLHFMHDCVDTGCRCIHIVHGKGYRSADNHPVLKNNINLWLRQHKDVQAFCSAPPKDGGTGAVFVLLQLGEKYSHYSESEL, from the coding sequence GTGGCAAAAAAAACGCTTACCTCAGAAGACCGTGACTTATTTCGCCAGACTATTGGTAAAGTCCACGCCGTTAATAGTGACAAAGTACTGTTAAATATAGACAATAAACCCAAGCCTTACCCCAGACCCTTGATCATTGATATCAACGGTCATTTAATGGACTCGGCAACTACAGATATAGAAAAAGTCGGACTTGAAGATACCTTAAGCTTTATCGCTCCAGGCTTGCAAAACAACATCTTAAAAAAATTGCGGCGCGGTTTTTTTGGCCTGGACGCTGAAATTGATCTGCATGGATTAACCAGTAATGCTGCTAAACAGCAATTACTGCATTTTATGCATGACTGTGTCGACACGGGTTGCCGCTGTATACATATTGTTCACGGCAAAGGCTATCGCTCAGCTGACAACCATCCGGTTTTAAAAAACAACATCAACTTATGGCTAAGACAGCATAAAGATGTGCAGGCGTTTTGTTCTGCACCACCCAAAGACGGCGGCACAGGCGCAGTATTTGTATTATTGCAGTTGGGAGAAAAGTATAGCCATTACAGTGAGTCTGAATTATAG
- the truD gene encoding tRNA pseudouridine(13) synthase TruD produces the protein MIVNTQTIEIPVWPYVYGQPSGSGKIRSIPEDFIVKENLAFEPSGTGEHAFLQIEKSGENTDYVARQLARFANVRQRDVSYAGLKDRHAVTTQWFSVWLPGKADPDWSQFETDSMKVLQAVRHARKLKRGVLSGNSFTLVVRDWQGDKDKTIQQLEAIKVNGMANYYGSQRFGNEGQNVNKALAMFAGAKVGREQRSLYLSAARSYLFNQILADRVISKNWDQPVAGDTYQFDLSHSCFKSEFPDAEIIRRLEIKDMHPTGALWGKGDAGVSGDTLSLEQAVIDATPELAKGLVASGVDKDRRALRVNVQELQWQFVTDSVVELCFTLPAGSYATSVLREIIEL, from the coding sequence ATGATTGTCAACACGCAAACGATTGAAATCCCGGTATGGCCTTACGTTTATGGTCAACCTTCCGGTTCCGGTAAAATCCGTAGTATTCCCGAAGACTTTATTGTTAAAGAAAATTTGGCTTTTGAACCATCTGGTACGGGAGAACATGCCTTTTTGCAAATAGAAAAGAGCGGGGAAAATACCGATTATGTCGCCAGGCAACTAGCAAGATTTGCCAATGTCAGGCAACGTGATGTCAGTTACGCGGGGTTAAAAGATCGACATGCGGTTACCACACAATGGTTTAGTGTCTGGTTGCCCGGCAAAGCTGATCCGGACTGGTCGCAGTTTGAAACAGACAGCATGAAAGTATTACAGGCGGTACGCCATGCCCGCAAACTAAAGCGCGGTGTATTGTCAGGTAACAGTTTTACACTGGTCGTTCGGGATTGGCAAGGTGATAAAGATAAAACTATTCAGCAGTTGGAAGCCATAAAGGTCAACGGCATGGCTAATTATTACGGCTCTCAACGCTTTGGTAATGAAGGCCAAAACGTTAATAAAGCGTTGGCAATGTTTGCTGGTGCCAAAGTTGGGCGAGAACAACGCAGTCTGTATTTATCTGCCGCACGTTCGTACTTGTTCAACCAGATTTTAGCTGATCGGGTTATCAGTAAAAACTGGGATCAGCCGGTTGCGGGTGATACTTATCAATTTGATCTTTCGCATAGCTGTTTTAAATCGGAGTTTCCTGATGCTGAAATTATTCGGCGATTGGAGATAAAAGATATGCATCCGACGGGTGCGTTATGGGGAAAAGGCGACGCTGGTGTATCAGGTGATACGCTAAGCCTTGAACAAGCTGTTATCGACGCAACTCCTGAACTGGCAAAGGGTTTGGTCGCTTCTGGCGTTGATAAAGATCGGCGTGCATTACGGGTTAATGTGCAGGAGTTACAGTGGCAGTTTGTTACTGACAGTGTAGTCGAGCTTTGTTTTACTTTGCCTGCAGGCAGTTATGCAACGTCAGTATTACGTGAGATTATCGAGCTGTAA